The genomic interval GTAGGACTCCAGCTTGCGCTGCTGCTCGCCGATGTCGGGGAAGTCGATGAAGAAGCGCGAGCACATGTAGCGCTGCAGGGACTTCATCTCCGACTCGGACGCGGCCCGGAAGCCcctcaccagcaggtggcagtacTTGAGGAGGCCGCCGCCCCGGATCTCCTCCGGGTTGCGAGTGCAGATGATCTTGTGGCGCAGGTGGTCCAAGGCCTCGGCGAAGTGGCCGTACACGCTCTCGCCCACGATGGTGGGGTGGAAGGTCCCGGTCATGGGGTTCTCCGAGCACTCGTAGAACAGCAGGAGGGAGTCCAGCTTGATCTGGAAGGAGTCCACGCTGAACTCGAACTGCCGCCGGAGGGAGTCCACGAACTTGAGCTCCACATTCTTCCCTCGGTTGTTGGAGAGGGAGATGAGGCTCCAGCGGTCGGAGTCGTTGCACACCTTCACCATCTTCTGCACATAGGCTTCCTGTTGGTGAGTGTGAgtggacgagagagagagagagagagagcgcataAACATTAACAGCCTTAAAGGTGCAATCACTGCTTAGCTGCTTCATGCACATTGTGGCCTTATTTTCCCAAAATGCAACTAGATTTTATTTGTAACAATCCTCTTTAATAATATGCATGAGTGTTACCGTAGCTGCACTGTTACTGAGACCGATATTAGAGGCCATAGAATGTTCTTGGATATGGATCTAGGTGGCTGAGCTCAGGATCCCTTCCAAATTGGTTTAACTCAATCCTCTTAAGTGCACAAAACTAACATTTTACTATCACTGAACTAATCTAATTGCCCATAAGCTTCGCGTAACGACCGCTGGCACAAATGCAATTAAGGCTTTCATCCTAACATTTCAAAAAGTAAACAAGTGAAGCAGAGACAACAACTAGCGGCCAGAGCCGTCAGAGTAAATGTACCTTTAACGTTAACGGGGTTATTTTCTCTTTATTCACACAGTCGGGTAAAAAGTCCAGGAGACAGTCCAAAACTATGTCCTTCACAGTCTGGAAATCACTTTCACCTTTCATATCTGCGCAAAATATGAGGTCAAGGTCCTTAAAGCCCAGTCCGCTATCCTCGTGCAGGATGTGACTGGCCGCGGAACCGTTTAACCGAACGTCCCGGACGTGGATGTGTTTCTCCTCCATCCGGCTCCGAACCACCTTCACGATCTGCCGCGGCTGCATCTCCAGCGTGGGGAAGTTGCCCCGGCCGTGGATCGGGATGGTCTCCGTCAGGATCGCGTCCAGCCGCTGCACTTGCTCCCAGTTGAGCACGCTGACGTTGCTGCCTCCCGCGTCAGACACGCAGCCGGTGGCGGAGACACTGGCGTCCTCTGACATGGTGACGACGAGTCCGCGAGTTCAGTGGAAACGGCGCAAAATGGAATCGCTGCCTGCGACGGTCGCGTCTTTACGCACAGATTCTCCGCAGTTTGGCGGCTGTTACGTCACTTGCATTGGGCTCCTTGGTTTGGGGTCGCAAGAATTGACGATGGCgcaaaaaaaagtaaattaaaGCAAAAACGAAAAGTAAATAGGGAAAGTGTGGGAAGCGCGTTCCAGTCTGCGCAACAGCCCCTGGTGGCGCAGCATTCAAGCTGGTGGTTGTGTTCAAGAAGAAGTGGAGCCAAGTCGCCAGAGTCGCAGAAGAAGCCGAGACCTAAATTGCTCTTCTCTTTCCGTGCGCTTTTAAAACGtcggctccggcgccgctgTCAGTGCGTCCGAGCGCTGCGCATCGCAGTCTTTGAAGGTCGCTGGTGATCCAGGAGGGGGTTTGCTTTCCGGCTGTGGCTCCATCGCCCAAAGGCACGCCTATGATTTTATAATTTTTGCATGAATAAGCTGCCGCTCAAGTCGCACTTTGACAcatatttcctcctctctcgtGGGGGAACTTAACCGTTACCTGCCCAGTCGACGCGCAGCGCGCTTCTGCAGGAGAGTTTAGCCGCGGCGTAAAGATGTCAGCTGCGCACCCGCCCCCTTCGCCGCTCACTGCGATCCCCCTGGAACGTATCACTCCATGAACCAGAGCCCCAGCTCTAAAATGCTCCTTCCTTTGTTGTTCTTTAGCGAATATATCCCCCCTGAACAAACCTTAGCCACCTGCGTTTACTTGTCACGAtaatttaaataacaaaaaaacaagattaaAGGCACAGAAAAGTTCAATATAACCTTAAATAAAACCCTATTTTCAGATTCAGCGGATGCGCAACCACATACAAGTCACTCAGCGTTGTCATGTCGCCCCCTGTTGGCCGCTTTAGGAATTGAAGTAAAACTGCAGCACTTTACTACCTTTAAAACGTCACATTAAAATTGCACCAGCGCAAAAAATCATTTAAGCGGTTGATGCTCCCGGATCATGAACTCATGCATTCATTCACGGTTTGCTGCACAAACTATAAAAGGAAATGTCAACGTCGCCCATATCAAAGGCTACGTGGTCATAAGATCTGCATCACTCTGTAACAACAGAATTCCACCTCTGCTCCTTTAAATACTGTTGTGTTTTCTCATACTTAAGTCTAGTTAAGTCCGGATCAGAGGTCCTGGTCGTTCCTAAGAAGCTGGCCTGGCCCGCTGGGGTTAAGCAGCGCGTCCATGCAGGACGGGGCCGGTGGAGGCGAGGGCCGGGCCCTGCGGGGGGTCAGGGACTCGCAGCGGTCGTGTGAGGGTGGGGCGGCTGTCACGCACGCTCCATTAGGCAGCGTAAAGCCCTGCGTCACCACTCTCCCTCAGACCTGTAAACCCTGATTATCCCATTTACGCTGCTGCCCCTGACAGTCACACTGAATGTAGCGTCACATTGTACAGGTAGCGACACGAATCACCAACACTCACGCGTGAAGACGTGGTTTTTTTAATAGACGCAGCTATCAGCTCATTTTTATATTGCAGCTTTTCGCTTCGCTTTCATATTTCGCTCTGGTGGCTTTCAGACAGGTTGATTGCAGGTCTCTGAAATTCAATCCCACATCTGGAAATGTACATGGAACCATGAGACCGTTAAAATGCACCAGGAGCAGCATCGTAGATGTGTTTCCCAGGTGTAGAGTGTTGGTTGCTATTTATTGGGCTGAGCTGTTTTCTGCAGGTCACGACTGTCGTCTAGCAGGAACCATCAGAGTATGTGGGGCTGAATATCCTCAAGCATCATGACACTATTAGACACATTAGAGCATTTTCCAGTATTTAATATTGAAAAAGACTTGACTTTGACTCCTGTTTACATTTGGCATTCGAATATGGGAACGAGTCTAACTAACATTTTACCAATATGGCCCCGAAGACACTGATGTTGACATTGAGAATGGATTTTCCTTCTTTATTATAAGttgtgactttgtgttttgttatgttATGTGTGGTAAGAATGGGAGACAGTGGTTTCCCCTCAGAGGAAATATGGAATAAATCTATTAttcaagtttaaataaaaaagcctATTTTGAAATTTGCCATTTGAATTGTACCATTTTCACAACAAAAGCCTTCGTGCAAGAACCAACATCTGCTTAACATTTAGATTAACAAAGCTGCTACGTTCAGCTGCAGACGGGCGTAACGACTATCTCAGCTCAATGTCACATTTAGAAACTAGGTCAAGTTATGATGGTGGAGATGTTTATCACCAAAATACACACGGGCCTGTGTGAGGAACCAAAGCACAGCTGTCTGAGGATATTGTTAATTCTCTATAAACACGTCTGTTTACAAAGGAGCTTATTAATATAAGATCAAAAATCCATTCGACTGATCGTGTGCATGTTTCTAAAGCGTTTCATAGCTTTGCCAGAGACAACTGCCATGAACAAACCAACCTCAGTCTGTCGTCCGTGTTTCCAAAAATGagtttaaatgtgaaaaattgagggaggacggagcagcTTGCTAAACCCTGCGCCAGTAATGATGAGCGAACAACCTGATGATGAAGACAACAATGTTGTGTGTGCCGCTGGTCTGATCTAAACCAAAGGATGTGAAGCAGCATGAATCAGAATCGCTTGCGGTTCGATGATGGTCTCACACATGGTTCAGACATTTTCGAGGCAATGACAcaagtagaaaacaaagaagctCTCGCAGCCGTCCCCCGTGTCTCCTcatccaccctcaccctcatctCCCCTTCACACAGATAGCTGAATTCCCATTACTCACCCCCGCCTGTCGCAGAGATACTCCCACCGCTGACGGCACGGTTGGTGGCGCGGGGGTCATGCAGGGTCTGTGAAGAGGAGAGGCTTTGGGCCTTTTTTTACTGTATCATCCACATCCCAAAGGTTGGATGAGGCAGGTTTGTCTTTGAATAATCTGGCAGATTAGTGGTTGAGGTTAGTGGGGGGCGGTCGTGTTTCACAGCAGGAGATAGAGAGGCCCGTCTCACCTAATCGACCTTAATGTGGGCTCGTTGTGATGCCACAGCCTGCAGGTCCAGGAGCGGCGAAGGCTGAACGCTGCTGCTAAAGCACTTGAGAGGCTGATAGAAGCTGCAGACGCATGGAGATCGTGCTGTCACACACCTACTCCCATTCCCTTCACTGGCCTCGGTGCTGCACGCGGAGCCTCCGAGCCGCTGCTGGAAGACGTCCACCTCAAACAGACACACCTTTACCTCAAAGGTTCCAAAGCGCGCTTTTCTAATCGGTGACACTTCACGCTTAATTGCAGCCTGGATCCTTTCTGGGTGTGTCCGCCCGCAGTAACAACATGTATTAGCGGCGATTCGAGACGAAGGGATGAGACAAAAGACAGGGACACGCTCATATTGTCTTCATCCGTCTTTATGGGCTCAGTGAAAAGTTTGAAACTTTTGGGGGAAAGTGCTTATTTGCGTTGTTGAGAGGAGACGGATGAGAGACTCGGTGCCACACTAATCTAATAACAGAATGTTGCCACGGAGCTGCCAGCGCCACCGAACTCGGGCCTGTTCTCGCAGCTCACAGACGTCACGACGCGGGAGACACGTGGCCTCGGCCGTCACGCCGATGACGAGGAGGGACCGGTCCTGAGCGGCGGCCAGGACGGCAGGAGGCCCGGCCCGCTCCAGCCACACTTTCACCGACCAACACTTTCCGAGGCCCTAATGATCTTTGCAAAGCTGGCAGCTGAGCGACGGCCACGCGGAGGTCAGGTAATCTGCAGCTAACAGGCTCCATGTCGGCTAAATAGGATTGAGAGGACCAGTTGAACCTTTAACCCTGAGACTATGAAGAGGAACACAGTGTGAGTCAAAGGTAAGTATTCAGACTTTCTATGAACATAAACTAGAACCCTTCTCTACATAAGCGTAAACCTTCTCTAACAGCATCCTTGTTCTAAATTATTAACACTATTTTATAGTTAAATATATTTCACAGCTTCACCTTCCCATCAGATTTGAATACATATGTTGAGTTcactatatacagtatgctgcacatatttattattatctgtggaaatgaatgaatttcCCAATATAATAATTTTGCTGACATATTAATAAATAACCTATTAACAACCAATTTTACCCCCTTAGACATATAGACAATAAACAGATACTAATTATACTTTTTTTGATGATCCTGTATCCGTTTATCTGCATTAACCTTGTGCACTATATTTTTGATTGatgtttatggtttatttattagtcttttctcatttttatttttattattttcttcaaTTTTTTGGGGGAGAGAAATAAAGTTTGATTGGTCGATTGATCTATACTTGCATTCAGGTATCTGACACTGAGTCAGTTACAATTAGATTAATGAAATTCCTGTCACTAACATCATTACCATGACTTGATCTAGACTTTATTCCTTCATAGAAAAAGTTTTCAACATaaaatgtgtgatttgtgtgatAAAATGTGTCAACTTAATTTCTCCATGCAGAAAGTGAGCATTTTATTTCCACTGAATCACTCCCAGACAACAAAATCCCCCAGAGAACTACATTAGAGTCATTTATAATTAGATCCTTGCACATGACGTTGACAAGCAGCCTGATGACAGATAAAGCCAGGCTGGACGACGGCGGCTCTGACCCCGCTCATTTTGTTTTAGCAATATTACCAGCACGCGGGAATGTAGGAGGCATTCTGTCTTCGACATGTCTGTCACATCCCCTTCTCTCCATAAACAAATTAATCCTGAAGTTATCCTCACCATCTGGACGCCAGCCCTATGACTTTTCCATCTGCCTGGCAGAGGGACCTGATGGCCAGGGCCGGTCCTCAACCGTTTCTCCTTAGCAGGAATGCACCTTTCCCATGCTGCAGTACAGTAtaaggagctgctgtctgcagaaGCAGGATCTGCAGCGATGAGGATTCATTCTGCATTTCCCATGGGCAACATAGAAATATACTAACCGATGCTTAATGACCAATGGATCCTGTCTATCAGCCTTCCTTTGGCAGCGCTCTTGTGTCTGTGATAAGATTCTACAAGTCTCTTTCCTAGAGATGATGCTGTAGCTCAGGGATGGTTCATTTAATGCAGGCAAATCTTATCCCATTTAAGTGGCCCTCAATAGAACATGATTCTCCTTTTTACTTAGTTCGTGACCAATAAAAACCAAACTCCACtccacaataaaaacataatctGATAAATGTGTACAAAATGTATTTCAAAGCTGAACACCAACGATGAACAACATCATGTAGGCAGATTCTTATGCTTGCTTCATTATGCTGGAATCATGTGACCCTCCATTTATATTATTACCTAAAGCATCAAAACTCAAATCTAAATGGACTGTGAGGATGGTGCTGGTGTCACTCTGGCCAATTTTGGTGCGATGGAAAAAGAGAGACATCCTCTCCAACTCTTTGA from Betta splendens chromosome 16, fBetSpl5.4, whole genome shotgun sequence carries:
- the tent5aa gene encoding terminal nucleotidyltransferase 5A, encoding MSEDASVSATGCVSDAGGSNVSVLNWEQVQRLDAILTETIPIHGRGNFPTLEMQPRQIVKVVRSRMEEKHIHVRDVRLNGSAASHILHEDSGLGFKDLDLIFCADMKGESDFQTVKDIVLDCLLDFLPDCVNKEKITPLTLKEAYVQKMVKVCNDSDRWSLISLSNNRGKNVELKFVDSLRRQFEFSVDSFQIKLDSLLLFYECSENPMTGTFHPTIVGESVYGHFAEALDHLRHKIICTRNPEEIRGGGLLKYCHLLVRGFRAASESEMKSLQRYMCSRFFIDFPDIGEQQRKLESYLQNHFVGLEDRKYDYLTTLHGVVNESTVCLMGHERRQTLGLIAMLAVRVLAEQNVIPNVANVTCYYQPAPYVADGNFSNYYIAQVQPVFACQQPAYSTWLPCN